From the Desulfovibrio sp. Huiquan2017 genome, the window CCTGTGATTTCGCAATTTAAAGGAGGCCATTTACTCGATATCGGATGTGGCTGGGAAGCTCGACTGTTAAAAATGGTTGAACCTGTTATTGATAGAGGGGTTGGGATTGATTTTAAAGCCCCCAATATTGCAACAGAGAAATTAAAAACAATGTCTGTGACATTAACTAAGAATCTAACCTTGGATAGTGGGTGTTTCGATGTTGTGACCATGATGGCTGTATTGGAGCACTTGGATCATCCATTTGATATACTCTGTGAGGTAAAGAGAGTTCTCAAAAAAGTGGGTGCCCTTGTCGGTACTGTCCCTAGTAAAAAAAGCAAAACCTGTGCTAGAATTTCTTGCATACACTCTCAAAATTGTAAGTGAAGATGAGATTCGAGACCATAAGCGTTATTACAACAGACAGGATTTGTTTTCACTCCTTCAAAGCTGTGGATTCACACAGATCGAACATAAATATTTTCAGTTTGGAATGAATAGTTAATTTATTGGTTACGCTCT encodes:
- a CDS encoding class I SAM-dependent methyltransferase encodes the protein MISPVISQFKGGHLLDIGCGWEARLLKMVEPVIDRGVGIDFKAPNIATEKLKTMSVTLTKNLTLDSGCFDVVTMMAVLEHLDHPFDILCEVKRVLKKVGALVGTVPSKKSKTCARISCIHSQNCK